A window from Thunnus albacares chromosome 19, fThuAlb1.1, whole genome shotgun sequence encodes these proteins:
- the LOC122970355 gene encoding testis-expressed protein 29-like, producing the protein TRPSTRPSTRPSTRPSTRPSTQPSTRSTRPSTRPSTRPSTRPSTRPSTRPPSTRPSIDPPSTLHRPSTRPSTRPSTRPSTRPSTRPSTR; encoded by the exons acccgaccctccacccgaccctccacccgaccctccaccagaccctccacccgaccctccacccaaccctccacccga tccacccgaccctccaccagaccctccaccagaccctccaccagaccctccacccgaccctccaccagaccc ccctccacccgaccctccaTCGACCCTCCATCGACCCTCCATCgaccctccacccgaccctccacccgaccctccaccagaccctccacccgaccctccaccagaccctccaccaga